A single Cucumis melo cultivar AY chromosome 4, USDA_Cmelo_AY_1.0, whole genome shotgun sequence DNA region contains:
- the LOC103503950 gene encoding probable methyltransferase PMT28 isoform X1 yields the protein MAIARLARQAKRSYGFCAKLTAVVILGLSFIVVWSVFASPSTSVTIQRESFDNIGEPVTGNTKVSHPKTQNDNRKKIDEGNLSRNTKDKVKSDLGGSDTKKVNGSDSKSPSNHNHASEKKHGAAKEKNEKHKENKPEVTRKGNQGSEESEDEDAEKGNEEEEQEVVDGQEGELKDDEAETEGDLGESDQEPEDRIEPKDTGKKFKRKGPLFDPNARYSWKLCRARSKYNYIPCIDIESGVGRQQGYRHRERSCPKAPPLCVVPLPPSGYRPPVHWPESNSKILYKNVAHPKLAAFIKKHDWLVAAGEFLTFPQNHSELNGGVIHYLESIEEMVPDIEWGKNIHVVLEIGCTYASLGASLLEKNVITLSLGLKDDLVDLAQVALERGFPTVVSPFGNRRLPFPSGVFDAIHCGGCSRSWHSKDGKLLLEMNRILRPGGYFILSSKHDNIEEEEAMSSLTASICWNILAHKTDEVSEVGVKIYQKPESNDIFELRRRKNPPLCKENENPDAAWYVPMTTCLHTVPTSIEQRGAEWPEEWPKRLESFPEWLSNDKEKLIADTNHWKAIVEKSYLTGIGIDWSSVRNVMDMKAIYGGFAAAVSQQKVWVMNVIPVHAPDTLPIIFERGLVGVYHDWCESFGTYPRSYDLLHADHLFSRLKNRCKEPVAIVVEMDRILRPGGWAIIREKVIIMNPLEEILKSLQWEIRMSYSHGDEGILCARKTIWRP from the exons GTCCGTGACTATTCAGAGGGAAAGTTTCGACAATATTGGCGAACCCGTAACAGGAAACACGAAAGTAAGCCATCCTAAAACTCAAAATGATAATAGGAAGAAGATAGATGAGGGCAATTTGAGCAGGAATACGAAAGATAAAGTGAAATCCGATCTAGGTGGAAGTGATACGAAAAAGGTTAACGGTTCGGATTCCAAGTCTCCCAGTAACCATAACCATGCATCTGAAAAAAAGCATGGAGCAGCAAAAGAGAAAAACGAGAAAcataaagaaaataaaccaGAGGTTACAAGAAAAGGGAATCAAGGATCAGAGGAATCTGAGGATGAAGATGCAGAAAAGGGAAATGAGGAGGAAGAACAGGAAGTGGTTGATGGTCAAGAAGGAGAGCTAAAGGATGATGAAGCTGAAACAGAAGGTGATCTGGGTGAGTCAGATCAGGAACCCGAGGATAGGATTGAGCCAAAAGATACAGGGAAAAAATTCAAGAGAAAAGGTCCATTGTTTGATCCAAATGCTCGTTATAGTTGGAAACTATGCCGAGCAAGAAGTAAATACAATTACATCCCTTGTATTGACATTGAATCTGGAGTGGGAAGACAACAGGGCTATCGGCATAGGGAAAGGAGTTGCCCAAAAGCACCTCCATTGTGCGTTGTGCCTCTTCCTCCCAGTGGATACAGGCCCCCCGTGCACTGGCCGGAGAGCAATTCAAAG ATACTTTACAAGAATGTGGCACATCCAAAACTTGCTGCTTTCATTAAGAAACATGATTGGTTGGTGGCAGCTGGAGAGTTCCTTACATTTCCTCAGAATCATTCTGAGCTCAACGGTGGAGTTATCCACTATCTCGAGTCCATTGAAGAG ATGGTACCCGATATTGAATGGGGCAAGAATATTCACGTGGTTCTTGAAATTGGGTGCACATATGCAAGTTTAGGGGCTTCTCTTCTAGAAAAGAATGTTATAACATTGTCATTGGGCTTGAAGGATGACCTTGTGGACTTGGCTCAAGTTGCACTTGAGCGAGGGTTTCCAACTGTGGTTAGCCCTTTTGGGAATAGAAGACTTCCTTTTCCTAGTGGTGTTTTTGATGCCATTCATTGTGGGGGATGCAGTAGAAGTTGGCATTCCAAAG ATGGGAAGCTTCTCCTAGAAATGAATAGAATTTTAAGGCCTGGAGGATACTTCATCTTGTCCAGTAAACATGACAacattgaagaagaagaag CAATGAGTTCATTGACGGCTTCAATTTGTTGGAACATTCTGGCGCATAAAACTGATGAAGTCAGTGAAGTGGGTGTTAAGATATATCAGAAACCTGAATCAAACGATATATTTGAGCTGAGGAGAAGGAAAAATCCACCTCTCTGCAAGGAAAACGAAAACCCTGATGCTGCCTG GTACGTGCCTATGACAACCTGCTTACACACCGTTCCAACTTCTATTGAACAGCGTGGAGCAGAATGGCCTGAAGAATGGCCGAAGAGACTTGAATCTTTCCCTGAGTGGTTGAGCAATGACAAAGAGAAGTTAATCGCAGATACCAATCACTGGAAAGCAATTGTTGAGAAGTCATATCTCACTGGAATAGGTATTGACTGGTCGAGTGTTCGAAATGTGATGGACATGAAAGCCATTTATGGGGG GTTTGCTGCTGCTGTCTCGCAGCAGAAGGTTTGGGTAATGAATGTGATCCCGGTCCATGCACCAGATACACTTCCGATAATCTTCGAACGTGGTCTGGTTGGTGTCTACCATGACTGGTGTGAGTCTTTTGGTACTTATCCACGATCATACGACCTTCTGCATGCCGATCATTTGTTCTCAAGGCTGAAGAACAG GTGCAAGGAGCCTGTAGCAATCGTGGTTGAGATGGATCGTATATTACGACCCGGAGGTTGGGCAATTATACGTGAAAAAGTGATAATTATGAATCCATTGGAAGAGATACTCAAGAGTCTACAATGGGAGATTCGGATGAGTTATTCTCATGGAGATGAGGGAATCCTATGTGCACGGAAGACCATATGGCGGCCTTAA
- the LOC103503950 gene encoding probable methyltransferase PMT28 isoform X2, producing the protein MAIARLARQAKRSYGFCAKLTAVVILGLSFIVVWSVFASPSTSVTIQRESFDNIGEPVTGNTKVSHPKTQNDNRKKIDEGNLSRNTKDKVKSDLGGSDTKKVNGSDSKSPSNHNHASEKKHGAAKEKNEKHKENKPEVTRKGNQGSEESEDEDAEKGNEEEEQEVVDGQEGELKDDEAETEGDLGESDQEPEDRIEPKDTGKKFKRKGPLFDPNARYSWKLCRARSKYNYIPCIDIESGVGRQQGYRHRERSCPKAPPLCVVPLPPSGYRPPVHWPESNSKILYKNVAHPKLAAFIKKHDWLVAAGEFLTFPQNHSELNGGVIHYLESIEEMVPDIEWGKNIHVVLEIGCTYASLGASLLEKNVITLSLGLKDDLVDLAQVALERGFPTVVSPFGNRRLPFPSGVFDAIHCGGCSRSWHSKDGKLLLEMNRILRPGGYFILSSKHDNIEEEEAMSSLTASICWNILAHKTDEVSEVGVKIYQKPESNDIFELRRRKNPPLCKENENPDAAWYVPMTTCLHTVPTSIEQRGAEWPEEWPKRLESFPEWLSNDKEKLIADTNHWKAIVEKSYLTGIGLLLLSRSRRFG; encoded by the exons GTCCGTGACTATTCAGAGGGAAAGTTTCGACAATATTGGCGAACCCGTAACAGGAAACACGAAAGTAAGCCATCCTAAAACTCAAAATGATAATAGGAAGAAGATAGATGAGGGCAATTTGAGCAGGAATACGAAAGATAAAGTGAAATCCGATCTAGGTGGAAGTGATACGAAAAAGGTTAACGGTTCGGATTCCAAGTCTCCCAGTAACCATAACCATGCATCTGAAAAAAAGCATGGAGCAGCAAAAGAGAAAAACGAGAAAcataaagaaaataaaccaGAGGTTACAAGAAAAGGGAATCAAGGATCAGAGGAATCTGAGGATGAAGATGCAGAAAAGGGAAATGAGGAGGAAGAACAGGAAGTGGTTGATGGTCAAGAAGGAGAGCTAAAGGATGATGAAGCTGAAACAGAAGGTGATCTGGGTGAGTCAGATCAGGAACCCGAGGATAGGATTGAGCCAAAAGATACAGGGAAAAAATTCAAGAGAAAAGGTCCATTGTTTGATCCAAATGCTCGTTATAGTTGGAAACTATGCCGAGCAAGAAGTAAATACAATTACATCCCTTGTATTGACATTGAATCTGGAGTGGGAAGACAACAGGGCTATCGGCATAGGGAAAGGAGTTGCCCAAAAGCACCTCCATTGTGCGTTGTGCCTCTTCCTCCCAGTGGATACAGGCCCCCCGTGCACTGGCCGGAGAGCAATTCAAAG ATACTTTACAAGAATGTGGCACATCCAAAACTTGCTGCTTTCATTAAGAAACATGATTGGTTGGTGGCAGCTGGAGAGTTCCTTACATTTCCTCAGAATCATTCTGAGCTCAACGGTGGAGTTATCCACTATCTCGAGTCCATTGAAGAG ATGGTACCCGATATTGAATGGGGCAAGAATATTCACGTGGTTCTTGAAATTGGGTGCACATATGCAAGTTTAGGGGCTTCTCTTCTAGAAAAGAATGTTATAACATTGTCATTGGGCTTGAAGGATGACCTTGTGGACTTGGCTCAAGTTGCACTTGAGCGAGGGTTTCCAACTGTGGTTAGCCCTTTTGGGAATAGAAGACTTCCTTTTCCTAGTGGTGTTTTTGATGCCATTCATTGTGGGGGATGCAGTAGAAGTTGGCATTCCAAAG ATGGGAAGCTTCTCCTAGAAATGAATAGAATTTTAAGGCCTGGAGGATACTTCATCTTGTCCAGTAAACATGACAacattgaagaagaagaag CAATGAGTTCATTGACGGCTTCAATTTGTTGGAACATTCTGGCGCATAAAACTGATGAAGTCAGTGAAGTGGGTGTTAAGATATATCAGAAACCTGAATCAAACGATATATTTGAGCTGAGGAGAAGGAAAAATCCACCTCTCTGCAAGGAAAACGAAAACCCTGATGCTGCCTG GTACGTGCCTATGACAACCTGCTTACACACCGTTCCAACTTCTATTGAACAGCGTGGAGCAGAATGGCCTGAAGAATGGCCGAAGAGACTTGAATCTTTCCCTGAGTGGTTGAGCAATGACAAAGAGAAGTTAATCGCAGATACCAATCACTGGAAAGCAATTGTTGAGAAGTCATATCTCACTGGAATAG GTTTGCTGCTGCTGTCTCGCAGCAGAAGGTTTGGGTAA